Part of the Pseudarthrobacter sp. NBSH8 genome is shown below.
TTCGGGCCGGACCGGCGGGTGGTCACGGAAGGCTTCCAGGTCATCCAGGAGCCGGAAGTACCGTTCGGAAAGCAGTGCCTTCTGGAGTTTCCGGTAGCCCTTGTTCAATCTGTTGCCGAGTTCATCGTCCAGCCGGCCCTTCACTGCCGAGGCCAGCCCGGGCGGCAGTTCGGCCGTGTGCCCGCGGAGGCGAGCCAGCATCACTTCAGCGTCGCGGGGCGACCCCAGCACGCTGCCGAGCCATTTCAGTTCGTCCCTAAGGCGCCGCCCGGCCACGGGACTGTAGAGCCGGCGGTACGCTGCGAGCGCGGAACGGGCCCGGCGGGTGGCCGAACGCAGATCGTGCACAGCCTCCGGTTCCTCCCGGCGGACGCCGGGATCAAGCGCCAGGATTTCGCGGATCTGCGCACCCAGGTAGGCGGTCAGGAGATCCGACACAGGCCCCTTCTTGCCAGGACTTGTTGGCCCGTCAGCGGCGCCCGGCTCCCCGGCAGGCAGCGCCAGGACTTTAGCCAGCTTGGAGCCGTGTTTCGCCGGGCGCGCTCCGGCGGCGGCCAGGATTTCCGCCGCGGCCGGGAACAGGTCAGGGCTCCCGTGCACCAGCTCGAGTTCCCATTCGCGCCACTGCCGTGTGCGGGTATCGCGGTCAGGCTGTGCTTCCCCGTCGGGCTCTGCCGCGCCGAGCAACTCTGCGCTCACGCGGTCATCGGCCAGGTCCGCTAGGTGGACTCCGTCCGCGCCGTACAACGGATAGGTGGTGCGCCGGGTTTCGAGCCGGACCACCGGGGCGGCATCCTCGCCGCGGAGGTATGCCAGCACGTGCGCCAACAGGCTGTCGGGAACGACGCCGGGCTGGCCCAGCGGGGCGTGCAGCTCGCGGCGCCGCCGGGGTTCGGAGCCGGAGACGCCGGACGCGCCACCGGCCCGGTCGCCGGACCGGGCACCGGAGCGGGCGCCGGACCGGGCGCCCTCCGCGGTCAGTTTCAAATGCCAGCCGGCGTCGACTCCGCCGGTGCGGCGGCGAAGGGTAATGTCGCGGGCGGCGAGCGTATGGCCTGCTGTATCGAAGTACACCGCTTCCAGGGTGTCCACGTGTGGCTCCCCCATGCGGGCCACCCCGGGGATGTCCGCGAGCGCCGGCACCTCGGCGTCCGGGCCGACGTCGTACTTCTTTTCGACCTCAACTGCCTGCGAAGCCATGACCGGCCGTCCTTCCACAATGATGGGCGCAAGATCCAGCTGGACAAGTTCTCACGAGCCCGGGACGGAACTCTTGTGGCCCGAGTCTATGCCCGCATCATTAATAGCCGGGAGAGGTTGGCCACAGAACCCTAGACATCAAACGTCTAACGTCTAACGTTAAAGACATGACTGTAGCCCCTTCCGGTACCCCGACGCTGTCCGACGCGCCGCCCAAGCCGCGTACCGCCGTCGTCTTCGGCGTCATTGCGCTGGTGCTTATTGGGCTGAACCTGCGCGCGGGGATTGCGGCGGCGTCGGCCCTCCTCCACGATTTTCAGCAAGTCCTTGGCTACGGGCCGCTGGTGGCAGCGATCATCCCGTCCATCCCCACGCTCTGTTTTGCGGTGGCGGGGGCCGCGACGTCATGGCTGACCGGACGGCTGGGCGTCGAGAAGGCAATCCTGCTGGCGCTCGGATTCCTGGCCGCCGGGCTGCTGCTCCGGGGGATCCCGGCAACCGGCATGCTGGTGGCGGGCACCGTGGTGGGGATGTCCGGGCTGGCGGTCTGCAATGTGGCCATGCCGTCGTTCATCCGCGAGCACTTTGCCAACCGCACTTCAGCGATGACCGCGCTCTACACCGTCACCATGACCACCGGAGCCACAGTCACCGCGGTCGCCGTCGTCCCGCTGGCGTTGGCGCTTGGCTCACCGTCCGCCGCACTCGGCACCATCGGATTCCTTGCCGTGGCCGCCTTCCTGGGCTTCCTGCCCGTTGTTCTGCATGCGCACCGCAACAGCGTCCGGAACACTGCTGCCCGCATCTCCCCGTGGCCACTGCTCCGCACCCGGAAGGGCCAGCTTCTCACCGCCCTCTTCGCACTCCAGGCGCTGCTCGCGTACTCGCTCATCAGCTGGTTCCCGTCGATGTTGATCAACATGGGCATCAGCTCCGCTGACAGCGGCCTGATGTACGGGCTCATGCAGCTGGTGTCCGTACCGGCCGGCATGGTGCTGCTCGCCATCGGCTCGCGGCCCCGGATGCTCCGGCCGGCGCTGTACCTGGTCAGCACCACCATGGTGGCCGGCCTGGCATCGCTGATGTTCCTGCCGGTGAGCCTGGCCGTCATCCCCACCGTCCTGCTTGGCTTCGGCCTGGGAATTTTCCCGCTGGTGATGGTGATGATCAGCCGGAGCGGGACGAGCACCGCCGAGACCACTGCCCTGTCCACGCTGGCGCAGTCCACCGGCTACCTGCTGGCCACGGCCGGCCCCTTCGGTGCAGGCCTGCTGTTCAGCGGTACTGGCGGCTGGACGCTTCCCCTCGCACTGCTGCTGGGCCTCGCAGTGGTCCAAGTGGTGGTTGCACACCTCATCTCCCGCACCCCCTTGTCCGGCCTGAAGAAGTAGGACGCCATGACCCTGAGCACCTCACACCGCCAGCCCCTCGCCGACGAGGTCACCGCCAAACTCCGGCAGATGGTCCACTCCGGCGAATGGACCCTGGACCAGCGCATCCCGTCCGAGCCGGAGCTGATGCAGGGCCTGGGCGTCTCGCGCGGCACTTTGCGCGAAGCCATCAAAGCCCTGGCGCATAGCGGGATGCTGGAGGTCCGCCGCGGCGACGGCACCTACGTCCGCGCCACCAGCGAGATGTCCGGCGCCGCCCGACGGATGTACCAGGACCACACGGACGAACACATCCTCGAGGTCAGGCTCGGCCTGGACACGCAGGCGGCGCGCCTCGCGGCCCGGAATGCAACGGCCGACGACGTCACTGCCCTGCGTGCCGTGCTCGCCACCCGGGAAGTCGCCTGGACCGCTGGTGACTTCGAGGGGTGGGCCCGCGCGGACTGGGACTTCCACGTGCGCGTTGCCAAGGCCTCCGGGAACCCGCTGCTGCATGAGCTCTACGTCAGTTTCGGCGACGTGTTCCACCAGGACCTACTCAAACAGCAGCGCAAGGGCAGGCTGGACGGTCTCACAAAGGAAGGCCATGGTGCCGTGGTGGACGCCATCGAGGCCCACGACGCCGATTCCGCGGTGGCCAGCGTCAACCAGAACCTGAACACCTGCGCGGAGTGGCTGCGGGCGTAGGTCCTCCCGTTCGACTTCGACGCGGCCAGTTTCGACGCGCAAAGCTAATTTCGAGGCGCAAAATGGCTGGCGCACGGGGAATATCGAGAGCGCCAGCCTTTTTGCGCGTCGCCAGCCAATGTGCATAGCGCCCGACGGCGGTCCGGCACCTGGGTGCCGAACCGCCGTCGGGCGTTACCGCGTCTAAGTGCTGCTGCCGGTCAGGGGCGGAGGCCCTGGAACACGTTCTTAGGCCGCTGCATCTCACCATGCTTGGCACCGAGGATAATCACGGCACCGGCGAAAGCAGGAATGGCCCACTGCAGCATTTTGAGCTGCTGCTGCGCCGACTTCAGCTCATCGGAGGCCCCCGCCCTGGGCTCCGTGGCCCCCTCGCCGCCCTGGTCCGCGAGCTGGTCCACCTTCTTACCGAGGATCCCGGCGTAAAGTGTCACGGCGGCGCCGGCCACGGTCACCGCCGTCTTGATTACGGTGTCCCGAGCAACGCCGTCCTGCTTCGCGATGCGGTCCTTGTTCTCAAAGGCAATGGCGAGGTCAGCCAGCAAATGCGAGGCGAAAGCCGCAGTCTGGACCGGCGCCCACTTCATCCAGCCTGCGCTGGAGAGCCGGGTCCGTTCGGCCGGGTCCTTGGCATCCGCGGCCGCACCGTTCAATCCGATGGCGCCCATGAGTGAACCGCCGAACCAAGCCGCGGCCGTCAGGTCGTGGACGGAGCGGGCAACAAGATTTCCTGCCATGATGTGCTTCCTTACGTTGAGCTGGTTCTGAGGTGCCGCCGGTGCGGTTCTCACTGGTCCATGAAGATCATGCTCACGCCATCGTAAGCACACTTACTAATATTACGGAACCCCGTCTTCAACAGCGGATACGCGTAACATCGTGGCCATGGAAACAGCGACCTTGTTCGGGTGGGCATTTGGCGACCCCGCCCGGGAAAATAATGGCGCATACGTGTCGGGCCTCGAGCATGAAGCGTTGCAGAACGCCACCGCGACGGCCAGGGCCAAGGGGGTCACCGTGGTCAACGGTTCTGAGGTCTTCACCGCACTGAGTGCCAATGACAGCCTCGTGGAACTCGATCATTCTCCAGGCAAGCTGGTGGTCCGCTGTACCGTGCACGTAACCGGACCAGGCGCAGGAAAACTGCACGCCGAAGGACCGATGAACGGCTAACGATGGCAGACGGGGAATCCAGCATCAGCGAAGCGGCAGACGCTGTCGAGGAAGCGTCGGATACCAAGGCGCTGGACATTGTGGCTCGCTCCGGATTTGCCGTGATGGCCCTGTTGCACATCATCGTTGGCGCGATTTCCGTCGCCATAGCCTTCGGGCAGCCGGGTCAGGCAGAAGCCACCGGGGCCATCGAGCAGTTGGGGGCCAACCCGTGGGGACCAGCCGTGCTGTGGTCGTGCGTGGTGGGCTGCACCGGGCTGGCGGCGTGGCAGCTGAGCGAAGCCACGCTCCGATCGCGGCATCTGCCCCGGAAGCAGCGGCTGGGAAAGCTTGTCTCCTCCGGATTTTTGGCAGTTGCTTACGGAAGCGTGGGGCTCAGCTTCGCCGGGTTCGCGGTGGGCGTGCGCGGAGATTCCGGAGACACCACACGCGATTTCAGCACCGCAGTCCTTAAAACCCCACTCGGACTGCCTCTGCTGGTGGCGGTGGGCCTGACCGTCATGGGCGTGGGCGTCTACTTTGTGGTGAAGGGGCTGCGGCGCGGATTCAAACCGGAACTCTTCCGCTTCGAGGGCACCCGCCGCGGCAGGCTGATCGACTCCCTCGGCGTCGCCGGGCACGTGGCCAAGGGAATCGCCCTGAACCTGGCCGGTCTGCTGTTCGTGATCGCCGCGGCAAAGCATAGTCCCGAAGAGTCCACCGGCTTGGACGGCAGCCTGAAGGCACTCCGGGACCATATGTTCGGCCCGTACCTGCTCGTCGCGATTGGGGCGGGCTTCATCTGCTACGGCCTGTTCGCGCTGGTCCGGGCCCGGTTCGGCAGGATGTAGCCACCAAGGGAAGGGAAGCTAATGTCAACCGTGAGCCAACTGTTCAACTCCACGGCCGACGACGTCTGGAAAGTGATCGCCGACGGCTGGCTCTACTCGGGCTGGGTGGTGGGCGCCTCCCGCATCCGGGCCGTCGACGCGCAGTGGCCCGGGGCCGGCTCCCGGCTGCACCACTCCGTGGGCGCCTGGCCACTGGTGATCAATGACAGCACCGGTGTGGCCGCCGTTGAACCCGGCCGCTCCCTGGAGCTAGTGGCGCGTGGCTGGCCGCTGGGTGAAGCCAGAGTGGTGATCACACTGGAGGATCTGGGCACGCAATGCCGGGTTTCCATCGCCGAGGACGCCATCCGTGGACCGGGCAAGATTGTCCCCAAAGTGCTGCGCGACGCACTGATCGGCGCCCGGAACCGCGAAACCCTCAGCCGGCTGGAACTCATGGCGGCCGGAGCGGCGGGACGTTAAAGCAACGGGGCCCACGCCCGCAGGGTTCCCTGGCCGAGCTTGCGAGGCTAGGGCGCGGGTGGGGAGGACCACTTCGCGCCCATCCCAGTGGGAATTTATGGGCGCGAAGTGACCCCGCGTTGGTTGTGTCCTAGACGTTGGCGGCTACGCCATCGCGGGAGATGGCAACCATGTCCTCGCGCGGCACCACCTTGATGCGCTCGCGCTTGACCTCAACGCCGTGGGATCCGCCGGCCTCCGTGGCTGCGGCACCAAGCGCGAGCTCGTGCGCGTCAAGCGCCAGCCAGCCTTCCCAGCTGGTGAACTTCACGCCGCGGGCATCGAGGAGTTCGACGACGGCCTCTGCGTCGGGAACAGCGGCGACCGGAAGGTTTTCGCGGTCTTCCAGCAGATGCGTCACGGTCTCGAGGGCGTCGCCCTTGGTGTGGCCGATGAGGCCCACCGGTCCGCGCTTGATCCAGCCCGTGGCGTAGATGCCAGGCACGTGCGTGCCGGCGGCGTCCAGGACGCGGCCGCCGTCGTTGGGTACCACGCCCTTCTTGTGGTCGAACTCGATCTCCGGCAGCGCCGAACCGAAGTAGCCGATCGAGCGGTAGACGGCCTGGACGGGGTAGTCCACGAAGTCGCCGGTGCCGCGCGCGTTGCCCGTGCCGTCCAGCTCGGTGCGCTCGAACTTCATGCCGGTAACCTTGCCCGGCGTCGCGGCGTCGTCGTAAATTTCAACGGGGCTGTGCAGGAAGTGCAGGTGCAGGCGGCGCGAAGCGGTCAGCTCGGAGAGGTCCTCGGGCTGCTCGGCGATCCAGTTGGTGAGCGTACCCACCATGGTCTTGGTCTGGTTG
Proteins encoded:
- a CDS encoding CYTH and CHAD domain-containing protein: MASQAVEVEKKYDVGPDAEVPALADIPGVARMGEPHVDTLEAVYFDTAGHTLAARDITLRRRTGGVDAGWHLKLTAEGARSGARSGARSGDRAGGASGVSGSEPRRRRELHAPLGQPGVVPDSLLAHVLAYLRGEDAAPVVRLETRRTTYPLYGADGVHLADLADDRVSAELLGAAEPDGEAQPDRDTRTRQWREWELELVHGSPDLFPAAAEILAAAGARPAKHGSKLAKVLALPAGEPGAADGPTSPGKKGPVSDLLTAYLGAQIREILALDPGVRREEPEAVHDLRSATRRARSALAAYRRLYSPVAGRRLRDELKWLGSVLGSPRDAEVMLARLRGHTAELPPGLASAVKGRLDDELGNRLNKGYRKLQKALLSERYFRLLDDLEAFRDHPPVRPEGAAPARKAAGKLVAKAAKRLQRAASTAKRARRGADHETALHDVRKDAKRLRHVAESVAPVHGKRAAKIAKAAHRQQQVLGDFHDSVVARDLLAKLAAAPDLPETVASAYVTLHTRQVQLAADAEAGYRKERKKSRKRLQRGVI
- a CDS encoding MFS transporter is translated as MTVAPSGTPTLSDAPPKPRTAVVFGVIALVLIGLNLRAGIAAASALLHDFQQVLGYGPLVAAIIPSIPTLCFAVAGAATSWLTGRLGVEKAILLALGFLAAGLLLRGIPATGMLVAGTVVGMSGLAVCNVAMPSFIREHFANRTSAMTALYTVTMTTGATVTAVAVVPLALALGSPSAALGTIGFLAVAAFLGFLPVVLHAHRNSVRNTAARISPWPLLRTRKGQLLTALFALQALLAYSLISWFPSMLINMGISSADSGLMYGLMQLVSVPAGMVLLAIGSRPRMLRPALYLVSTTMVAGLASLMFLPVSLAVIPTVLLGFGLGIFPLVMVMISRSGTSTAETTALSTLAQSTGYLLATAGPFGAGLLFSGTGGWTLPLALLLGLAVVQVVVAHLISRTPLSGLKK
- a CDS encoding FadR/GntR family transcriptional regulator, which encodes MTLSTSHRQPLADEVTAKLRQMVHSGEWTLDQRIPSEPELMQGLGVSRGTLREAIKALAHSGMLEVRRGDGTYVRATSEMSGAARRMYQDHTDEHILEVRLGLDTQAARLAARNATADDVTALRAVLATREVAWTAGDFEGWARADWDFHVRVAKASGNPLLHELYVSFGDVFHQDLLKQQRKGRLDGLTKEGHGAVVDAIEAHDADSAVASVNQNLNTCAEWLRA
- a CDS encoding DUF1206 domain-containing protein — translated: MADGESSISEAADAVEEASDTKALDIVARSGFAVMALLHIIVGAISVAIAFGQPGQAEATGAIEQLGANPWGPAVLWSCVVGCTGLAAWQLSEATLRSRHLPRKQRLGKLVSSGFLAVAYGSVGLSFAGFAVGVRGDSGDTTRDFSTAVLKTPLGLPLLVAVGLTVMGVGVYFVVKGLRRGFKPELFRFEGTRRGRLIDSLGVAGHVAKGIALNLAGLLFVIAAAKHSPEESTGLDGSLKALRDHMFGPYLLVAIGAGFICYGLFALVRARFGRM
- a CDS encoding SRPBCC family protein; this encodes MSTVSQLFNSTADDVWKVIADGWLYSGWVVGASRIRAVDAQWPGAGSRLHHSVGAWPLVINDSTGVAAVEPGRSLELVARGWPLGEARVVITLEDLGTQCRVSIAEDAIRGPGKIVPKVLRDALIGARNRETLSRLELMAAGAAGR